A single region of the Chiroxiphia lanceolata isolate bChiLan1 chromosome 20, bChiLan1.pri, whole genome shotgun sequence genome encodes:
- the LOC116796691 gene encoding uroplakin-3b-like protein 1 isoform X1: protein MLPLLPLLLLLLPAAHGAVERVRYTPSLTKSPVLEGLTTGSTFVLDQPRCVFDQYSNADIWLVVALESTAATFNNSVAPGTNESAFQNFPDSVPAYMTLNATLANYPCPKPDGDITVLRVGSETSCIRDGARPTCNGPLPGPGPYLVKFLALEGSQPVAETGWSEPIMLRTAKSPNSISTTDGGHSAGMIALTTILSILFAILLAGLVAMLVFWGRLRRQQHLQQAGGGVGAAVQHPPRLRPAGRPALSPRLPPAPPRLPTHPRVPPRHEPTATRARPELPPGAGALERDIKGFSACFVPGLYLMFVTPSGMAPAKQNLSASRSPLESPVALFLYPHAGL from the exons ATGCTCCCGCTGCTCccgctgctcctcctgctcctgcccgcAGCCCACGGTGCAG TGGAGCGTGTGAGGTACACGCCGTCCCTGACCAAGAGCCCCGTGCTGGAGGGGCTGACGACCGGCTCCACCTTCGTGCTGGACCAGCCCCGCTGCGTCTTCGACCAGTACAGCAACGCCGACATCTGGCTGGTGGTGGCTCTGGAAAGCA ccgCAGCCACCTTCAACAACAGCGTTGCGCCGGGGACTAACGAGAGCGCGTTCCAGAACTTCCCTGACAGCGTCCCCGCCTACATGACCCTCAATGCCACCCTCGCCAACTACCCCTGTCCCAAACCCGACGGGGATATCACGGTGCTGCGCGTTGGCAGCGAGACCAGCTGCATCCGGGATGGTGCGAGACCCACCTGCAATGgccccctgcccggccccgggcCCTACCT GGTGAAGTTCCTTGCCCTGGAGGGCTCCCAGCCCGTGGCCGAGACAGGCTGGTCAGAGCCCATCATGCTGAGGACAG CCAAGTCACCCAACAGCATCTCCACGACGGACGGAGGGCACAGCGCCGGCATGATCGCCCTCACCAccatcctctccatcctcttCGCCATCCTCCTGGCCGGGCTGGTGGCCATGCTCGTCTTCTGGGG aCGCCTGCGGCGGCAGCAGCACCTTCAGCAAGCCGGAGGCGGTGTCGGTGCGGCGGTACAACACCCACCACGTCTACGACCAGCCGGCCGCCCGGCTCTGAGCCCCCGCCtccccccggcaccgccccgccTCCCCACGCACCCCCGGGTGCCCCCACGGCATGAACCCACTGCCACGCGGGCACGGCCAGAGCTgccccccggggctggggcacTGGAGAGGGACATTAAAGGCTTTTCCGCGTGCTTTGTGCCCGGCCTCTACCTCATGTTTGTGACCCCCTCGGGAATGGCACCTGCCAAACAAAACCTCAGCGCCTCACGCAGCCCCCTGGAAAGCCCCGTGGCCCTGTTTCTGTACCCCCACGCAGGGCTCTGA
- the UPK3B gene encoding uroplakin-3b translates to MLFTWEHTPGTPSTLQGEVLSSNPIFVSLDHVLTAIKTELLPYVPRVPPVALLGKVTATTFALERPCCIFDRHASASDTVWLAVAFANASATFRNPPSRADVPLYKQLPTTHSYMTLETAAAAYACPAPSPAVLRVGGDTACKDQSRQDPCNGPLPSPGPYRVKFLLMGCHGPKAETRWSDPILLRRALSPSTIDPVPTRHGSDVVVIASLLASLGTVLATAVLGALGAKVWGSLCQRDLGTSAFTCRSYQTHHIPPALPQPPPPGWLSPTRATNVAVLNTLRRRALKHNKCSQGNEPNLFAAGLRPVQECGRLV, encoded by the exons aTGCTCTTCACCTGGGAGCACACTCCTGGTACTCCCAGCACCTTGCAA GGAGAGGTTTTGAGTTCAAACCCCATCTTTGTATCCCTCGATCATGTTCTCACAGCAATCAAAACTGAACT GCTGCCCTACGTGCCCCGCGTGCCCCCCgtggcactgctggggaagGTCACTGCCACCACCTTCGCACTGGAGAGACCCTGCTGCATCTTCGACCGGCACGCCAGCGCCTCGGACACTGTTTGGCTGGCGGTGGCTTTTGCCAATG CGTCAGCCACCTTCAGGAACCCCCCATCCCGGGCTGACGTGCCCCTGTACAAGCAGCTGCCCACCACCCACTCCTACATGACTCTGGAGACGGCGGCAGCCGCGTACGCCTGCCCAGCCCCGAGCCCGGCCGTGCTGCGGGTCGGGGGTGACACGGCGTGCAAGGACCAGAGCAGGCAGGACCCCTGCAACGggcccctgccctccccagggcCCTACAG GGTGAAGTTCCTGCTGATGGGCTGCCACGGCCCCAAAGCGGAGACGCGCTGGTCCGACCCCATCCTCCTGCGCAGAG CCCTCAGCCCGAGCACCATCGACCCCGTGCCCACGCGCCATGGCAGTGATGTGGTGGTCATCGCCTCCCTCCTGGCCAGCCTGGGGACAGTGCTGGCCACTGCTGTGCTTGGAGCCCTGGG tgccaAGGTGTGGGGCTCCCTGTGCCAGCGGGATTTGGGGACCAGTGCCTTCACCTGCAGATCCTACCAGACCCATCACATCCCCCCGGCCCTGCCACAGCCCCCACCCCCAGGCT GGCTGTCGCCCACCCGTGCCACGAACGTGGCAGTTCTTAACACGCTTCGCCGGCGGGCGCTCAAACATAACAAATGCTCCCAGGGAAACGAGCCCAACCTGTTTGCCGCGGGGCTGCGGCCCGTGCAGGAATGTGGGCGGTTGGTGTGA
- the LOC116796689 gene encoding ras GTPase-activating protein 4-like, with protein MARRSALSIRIVEGRNLPVKDITGSSDPYCIVKIDDEAIIRTATVWKTLSPFWGEEYEVQLQPSFHSISIYVMDEDALSRDDVIGKVCITRDMLVEHPKGYSGWMSLSEVDPDEEVQGEIHLRVEVLGSQGSRRLRCSVLEARDLARKDRNGASDPFVRLRYNGKTQESTVVKKSCYPRWNETFEFELAEPAGEKLCVEVWDWDLVGRNDFLGKVVFSVQGLEAAGQEEGWFRLRPDKSKPLENERRGSLGSLQLQVRLRDEMVLPSHCYQPLVQLLCQEVKLGRQDSQVHLVTLLDETTTAECRQEVAVNLVKLFLGQGLVKEFLDLLFELELAKPCEPNTLFRSNSLASKSMESFLKVTGMPYLHSVLGPTITRVFEEKKYVELDPGKVEIKDVGCSGLHRVQTEGEVIEQGRQHLQSYLGELLDAISRSAPACPPVIRAAFRQLFQRVGERFPQHQHAKFVAVTSFLCLRFFSPAVMTPKLFQLRETHADARTSRTLLLLAKAIQMVGNMEPAAGRAKETWLSPLLPALQQGIARMKDFITRLVGMEEEKGEEKGEGWPLGPPTAVVKEGLLFVHKTRGKGPLLGAATGKKLHFCLTGESLSFGKSPSAERLGAIALSDILAAEKVEEKSFGSSHVMQVVYTDTGGQQETAYLQCKCVNELNQWLSTLRKVCGNNPRVLRLYHPGVFRGDKWSCCHQRDRTGLGCDRTRHGVTLQDWSDPLDPTVEAQRLFHHLQGLRGALREKYWELQELEDAQNGPQGEDAPLPEGLSRLFRVLGDLESCHRQAQPPEPPAPVLLQLQT; from the exons ATGGCGCGGCGCAGCGCCCTCTCCATCCGCATCGTGGAGGGTAGGAACCTGCCCGTCAAGGACAT cacagggagcagtgaCCCATACTGCATTGTGAAGATCGATGATGAGGCCATCATCAG GACTGCCACAGTGTGGAAGACGCTGTCCCCGTTCTGGGGGGAAGAATACgaggtgcagctccagcccagcttCCACAGCATCTCCATCTATGTCATGGATGAGGATGCGCTCAG ccGTGACGACGTGATCGGGAAGGTCTGCATCACCCGGGACATGCTGGTGGAGCACCCCAAGG GGTACAGCGGCTGGATGAGCCTCAGTGAGGTGGATCCCGATGAGGAGGTGCAGGGGGAGATCCACCTGCGGGTGGAGGTCctgggcagccagggcagccGGCGGCTGCGCTGCTCCGTGCTGGAGGCCAG GGATTTGGCCAGGAAGGACCGGAATGGGGCCTCTGACCCCTTTGTCCGCCTGCGCTACAACGGGAAGACACAGGAGAGCACT GTGGTCAAGAAATCGTGTTACCCTCGCTGGAACGAGACCTTCGAGTTCGAGCTGGCTGAGCCCGCCGGGGAGAAGCTCTGTGTGGAGGTGTGGGACTGGGACCTCGTCGGCAGGAACGACTTCCTGGGCAAG GTGGTGTTCAGTGTCCAGGGGCTGGAGGcggctgggcaggaggaggggtgGTTCAGGCTGCGGCCGGACAAGTCCAAGCCGCTGGAGAACGA GCGCCGGGGCAGCCTGggctcactgcagctgcaggtgaGGCTGCGGGATGAGATGGTGCTGCCCTCCCACTGCTACCAGCCCCTGGtccagctcctgtgccaggaGGTGAAGTTGGGGCGCCAG gACAGCCAAGTGCACCTGGTCACCCTCCTGGATGAAACCACCACGGCCGAGTGCCGGCAGGAGGTCGCCGTCAACTTGGTCAAACTCTTCCTGGGCCAAGGGCTGGTCAAGGAGTTCCTGGACCTGCTTTTTGAGCTGGAGCTGGCCAAGCCCT GTGAGCCCAACACTTTGTTTCGGAGCAACTCCCTGGCCTCAAAGTCAATGGAGTCCTTCCTCAAG GTGACAGGGATGCCATACCTGCACTCTGTCCTGGGGCCCACCATCACCCGTGTGTTCGAGGAGAAGAAATACGTGGAGCTGGACCCCGGCAAGGTGGAGATCAAAGACGTCGG GTGCTCGGGGCTGCACCGGGTGCAGACGGAGGGCGAGGTGATCGAGCAGGGCCGCCAGCACCTCCAGTCCTACCTGGGCGAGCTGCTGGACGCCATCTCCAGGTCGGCCCCGGCGTGTCCCCCCGTCATCCGTGCCGCCTTCCGGCAGCTCTTCCAGCGCGTCGGGGAGCGCTTCCCCCAGCACCAG CACGCCAAATTTGTGGCCGTCACCAGCTTCCTCTGCCTCCGCTTCTTCTCGCCGGCCGTCATGACCCCCAAGCTGTTCCAGCTGCGGGAGACGCACGCGGACGCGCGGACCAGCCgcacgctgctgctgctggccaag GCCATCCAGATGGTGGGAAACATGGAGCCGGCGGCCGGGCGGGCCAAGGAGACGTGGCTGTCCCCACTGCTACCCGCCCTGCAGCAGGGCATCGCCCGCATGAAGGACTTCATCACCCGCCTGGTGGgcatggaggaggagaagggtgaGGAGAAGGGCGAGGGGTGGCCGCTGGGCCCCCCCACAGCCGTGGTGAAGGAGGGGCTGCTCTTTGTGCACAAGACGCGGGGCAAGGGGCCTCTTCTTGGTGCCGCCACCGGCAAGAAACTCCACTTCTGTCTCACCGGGGAGTCCCTCAGCTTCGGCAAGAGCCCCAGTGCAGAG CGCCTCGGTGCCATCGCCCTGTCCGACATCCTCGCGGCCGAGAAGGTGGAGGAGAAGAGCTTCGGGAGCTCCCACGTCATGCAGGTGGTCTACACGGACACGGGCGGGCAGCAGGAGACAGCCTACCTGCAGTGCAAG TGTGTCAACGAGCTGAACCAGTGGCTGTCGACCCTGCGCAAGGTGTGCGGGAACAACCCCCGTGTGCTGCGCTTGTACCACCCCGGCGTCTTCCGCGGGGACaagtggagctgctgccaccagcGGGACAGGACAG GGCTGGGGTGCGACCGGACCCGGCACGGTGTCACGCTGCAGGACTGGAGCGACCCCCTGGACCCCACAGTGGAGGCTCAGCGGCTCTTCCACCACCTCCAGGGCCTCCGGGGGGCCCTCAG ggaaAAGTACTGGGAGCTACAGGAGCTGGAGGACGCCCAGAATGGCCCCCAGGGGGAAG ATGCCCCCCTGCCCGAGGGGCTGAGCCGGCTCTTCAGGGTGCTGGGGGACCTGGAGAGCTGTCACCGCCAGGCacagccccccgagcccccagcccctgtccttctgcagctgcagactTGA
- the LOC116796691 gene encoding uroplakin-3b-like isoform X3 translates to MLPLLPLLLLLLPAAHGAVERVRYTPSLTKSPVLEGLTTGSTFVLDQPRCVFDQYSNADIWLVVALESTAATFNNSVAPGTNESAFQNFPDSVPAYMTLNATLANYPCPKPDGDITVLRVGSETSCIRDGARPTCNGPLPGPGPYLVKFLALEGSQPVAETGWSEPIMLRTAKSPNSISTTDGGHSAGMIALTTILSILFAILLAGLVAMLVFWGRRAKGSITFTPSPGHSALTGCPCPAWEGC, encoded by the exons ATGCTCCCGCTGCTCccgctgctcctcctgctcctgcccgcAGCCCACGGTGCAG TGGAGCGTGTGAGGTACACGCCGTCCCTGACCAAGAGCCCCGTGCTGGAGGGGCTGACGACCGGCTCCACCTTCGTGCTGGACCAGCCCCGCTGCGTCTTCGACCAGTACAGCAACGCCGACATCTGGCTGGTGGTGGCTCTGGAAAGCA ccgCAGCCACCTTCAACAACAGCGTTGCGCCGGGGACTAACGAGAGCGCGTTCCAGAACTTCCCTGACAGCGTCCCCGCCTACATGACCCTCAATGCCACCCTCGCCAACTACCCCTGTCCCAAACCCGACGGGGATATCACGGTGCTGCGCGTTGGCAGCGAGACCAGCTGCATCCGGGATGGTGCGAGACCCACCTGCAATGgccccctgcccggccccgggcCCTACCT GGTGAAGTTCCTTGCCCTGGAGGGCTCCCAGCCCGTGGCCGAGACAGGCTGGTCAGAGCCCATCATGCTGAGGACAG CCAAGTCACCCAACAGCATCTCCACGACGGACGGAGGGCACAGCGCCGGCATGATCGCCCTCACCAccatcctctccatcctcttCGCCATCCTCCTGGCCGGGCTGGTGGCCATGCTCGTCTTCTGGGG GCGCCGTGCAAAGGGCAGCATCACATTCACACCCAGCCCCGGTCACAGTGCCCTTACAGGCTGTCCttgtcctgcctgggaggggtGTTAG
- the LOC116796691 gene encoding uroplakin-3b-like protein 1 isoform X2, with the protein MLPLLPLLLLLLPAAHGAVERVRYTPSLTKSPVLEGLTTGSTFVLDQPRCVFDQYSNADIWLVVALESTAATFNNSVAPGTNESAFQNFPDSVPAYMTLNATLANYPCPKPDGDITVLRVGSETSCIRDGARPTCNGPLPGPGPYLVKFLALEGSQPVAETGWSEPIMLRTAKSPNSISTTDGGHSAGMIALTTILSILFAILLAGLVAMLVFWGSDACGGSSTFSKPEAVSVRRYNTHHVYDQPAARL; encoded by the exons ATGCTCCCGCTGCTCccgctgctcctcctgctcctgcccgcAGCCCACGGTGCAG TGGAGCGTGTGAGGTACACGCCGTCCCTGACCAAGAGCCCCGTGCTGGAGGGGCTGACGACCGGCTCCACCTTCGTGCTGGACCAGCCCCGCTGCGTCTTCGACCAGTACAGCAACGCCGACATCTGGCTGGTGGTGGCTCTGGAAAGCA ccgCAGCCACCTTCAACAACAGCGTTGCGCCGGGGACTAACGAGAGCGCGTTCCAGAACTTCCCTGACAGCGTCCCCGCCTACATGACCCTCAATGCCACCCTCGCCAACTACCCCTGTCCCAAACCCGACGGGGATATCACGGTGCTGCGCGTTGGCAGCGAGACCAGCTGCATCCGGGATGGTGCGAGACCCACCTGCAATGgccccctgcccggccccgggcCCTACCT GGTGAAGTTCCTTGCCCTGGAGGGCTCCCAGCCCGTGGCCGAGACAGGCTGGTCAGAGCCCATCATGCTGAGGACAG CCAAGTCACCCAACAGCATCTCCACGACGGACGGAGGGCACAGCGCCGGCATGATCGCCCTCACCAccatcctctccatcctcttCGCCATCCTCCTGGCCGGGCTGGTGGCCATGCTCGTCTTCTGGGG ctcagaCGCCTGCGGCGGCAGCAGCACCTTCAGCAAGCCGGAGGCGGTGTCGGTGCGGCGGTACAACACCCACCACGTCTACGACCAGCCGGCCGCCCGGCTCTGA